ACACCGCTCGCTATCCGCTGTCGGCGCTGACCCAGCGGCCCATGGCCATGTACCATTCGTGGGATTCGCAAAACGCCTGGCTGCGGCAAATCCATACCCAGAACTACATCATGGTCCATCCCAGCGTCGGTGCTGGCAATGGCTTCGACGATGGTGGCTGGGTGTGGGTGGAAAGCCCGTGGGGCAAGGTGCGGTGCATGGCGCGCTTCACCGAGGCGGTGGAGCCGGGCACGGTGTGGACCTGGAACGCCATCGGCAAGGCCTCGGGCGCTTGGGGTCTGGACGGCGATGCCAACGAAGCCAAGAACGGTTTCCTGCTCAACCACCTGATTTCCGAGGAACTGCCCAACATGGTGGGCGGGCGGCATGTCTCCAACTCCGATCCGGTCACCGGGCAGGCGGCGTGGTACGACGTGCGCGTGCGCATCACCCCGGCTGCCGCCGACGAACCCCAGGAAAGCTGGCCGCAATTCCCCACTTTGGGGCAATTGCCGGGCCAGACCGGCTTTGGCGCCAAGATGCGCGCCTTCTTCGCCGGCAAGAAGCGTTGATCGGGGGACATGACGATGGCGAATGAAAAACAACTGGCCCTGGTCATCGACTTGAACGTCTGCGTCGGCTGCCATGCCTGCGTGACCAGTTGCAAGGAATGGAACACCTCGGGCTGGGCCGGTCCCATGCCCGACCAGCAGCCTTACGGCAAGGACCCCGACGGCGTCTTTTTCAATCGGGTGCAGACCTTCGAATGCGGCACCTTCCCCAATACGGAAACCGTGCACTTCCCCAAATCCTGCCTGCATTGCGAAGACCCGCCCTGCGTGCCGGTCTGCCCCACCGGCGCGTCCTACAAGCGTGAAAGCGATGGCATCGTCCTGGTCGATTACGACAAGTGCATCGGCTGCAAATATTGTTCGTGGAACTGCCCTTATGGCGCCCGCGAATTCGACGAAGTCACCGGGGTGATGAAGAAATGCACCCTGTGCGTCGATCGCATCTATGACCAGACCCTGGAGCCGGAACGGCGCAAGCCGGCCTGTGTGCTGGCCTGCCCGGCCAGTGCCCGTATCTTCGGCGACATCAAGGATCCCGAATCCGAGGCGTCGCGGGCCATCCGCGACAATGGCGGCTATCAGTTGATGCCGGAAGCCGGCACCAACCCGGCCAACCATTATCTGCCCCGGCGCAAGACCAATGCCCAGGTGCATGACGACCAGTTGCAGCGCGCCGACAATCCGTTGTCGCGGGAAGCCGAGCCGCCGAAATTCGGCGGCCCGACCATCGACGACGCGTCCCAGTGGTAAGGGAGGGGAGATAAATCATGCGTCCCGCTTTTTCCGTTCTCTTCCTCACCACCTTGATCGGCGCCGCCCAAGGCCTGCTGATCGCCCTGGTGGTCGGCCAATTGTTCCTGGTGGTCGGTACCGGCCAACAGACCGTACCGGGGGGCTTTTATGCCCTGGGGGCGTTCATCGCCCTGGTGCTGCTGGCCCTGGGCCTGCTGGCCTCGTTCTTCCATCTGGCCAATCCGGCCCGGGCCTGGCGTGCCGCCAGCCAATGGCGCACCTCGTGGCTGTCGCGTGAAGTCATCGCCCTGCCGGCGGTAATGGGTATGGCGGTGCTTTATGGCGGACTGCATTGGCTGGGCCTGGATATGCCGCTGTTGCATTTTGCCAATGGCAAAAGCCTGGACCTGACCATGGCGGTGGGTTTCATCACCATCGCCGCCTGTGTGGCTTTGTTCATCTGCACCGGCATGATCTATGCCTGCGTCAAGTTCATCCGCGAATGGGCCAGCGTATGGACGGTGATCAATTACACCCTGATGGGGCTGGCCTCGGGCTTTACCCTGGCCGCTGCCTATGCCGCCAGTTGGGCATCGGTGCTGACCGGTCTGTTCGCTGTCTTCGCCCTGATCCTGACCATCGCCGCCCTGGCCGGGCGCGTCTACAGCCTGTGGCGCAATGCCCGGCTGCGCCCACTGACGACGCTGAAAGGCGCCATCGGCGCGCCGCACCAGCACATCCGGCAAGTGTCGCAGGGCTTTGGCGGCGGCTCGTTCAACACCAAGGAGTTCTTCCACGGCGTCAGCCCAGAGAAGGTGCGGGCCCTGGTGTTTTTCTTCCTCGTCGCCGCTTTCCTTGCCCCCATGGTGCTGTTGGCGCTGGGGGCGGGGGTGATGCTGTGGCTGGCGTTTGTCGTCCAATATGTGGGGCTGCTGGCCGAGCGCTGGGTGTTCTTCGCCCATGGCAACCACGTGCAGAACCTGTATTACCAGCGTAAGGCGTGAGAAAGCGAAAGGCCCGGTGTCACCACCGGGCCTTTTTATTCTTCCTCGCCGTTCAGCTTGGCGGCCAGGGATTTGGTCAGATCATAGACGCTGCGGCGGATGGCCTCGTCGGTGATGCGGTGGTAATTGCGCATCATCTCCAGCCCCTCGCGGCTGCTTTCCGGCGCGGAGAAGGCGACGGCGTCCTCGTGCAGGCCGTATTTCCCGGATGACCGGCTCATGTCGTCGAAGAAAAAGCTGACCGGCACGTCCAGCGCCTCGGAAATATGATAAAGCCGGCTGGCGCTGATGCGGTTGGCGCCGCTTTCGTATTTCTGCACCTGCTGAAAGGTCAGTCCCACCGATTTGGCCAGCTCGGTCTGGCTCAATCCCATCAACGTGCGGCGCAGGCGCAACCGCGCGCCGACATGGGTATCGATGGGGTCGGGGTCGCCAGATTCGGTGCGGGCACGATAAATTCTCTTGCTGTTCGTTTCGGTGGCCATATCGAATCGTCGTTGAATGGATGGGGTTGCATACAATACCCGCACTGGTAATTGTATGCAACAATCCCTCTCCACCCTAGTCCTGGTTATGCCAACCGCATTGAATCAGGGCGTCGATCATGTGCGCCGGGACTGGCGCCTGGGCGGTGATCGGCGATTTTTTCGGGTTGTAGGGCAGGGTGATGGACCGCGCATGCAGGTGCAGATGCGGCGACACCAGATCGGCGGTGCCGCGACCATAGGTAGAATCGCCGACGATGGGGCAGCCGATGGCGGCCAGATGCACGCGGATCTGGTGGGTGCGTCCGGTTCGGGGCTTGGCCTCGATCCACGACAGCCGCCCGTTGCCGCCCAGGACCCGGTATTCGGTCACCGCGTCCTGGCCCTTGTCGTCGACCACCATGCGCCAGCCGTGGCGGCGTTCCAGTTTTTTCAGGCGTTTGTCGATGATGCCGCTTTCGGCGGGCGGCTTGCCCACCACCACCGCCCAATAGGTTTTCTGCGCTTCGCTGCCGGCGAAGATTTCGCCCAGGCGGGC
This is a stretch of genomic DNA from Magnetospirillum gryphiswaldense MSR-1 v2. It encodes these proteins:
- a CDS encoding 4Fe-4S dicluster domain-containing protein → MANEKQLALVIDLNVCVGCHACVTSCKEWNTSGWAGPMPDQQPYGKDPDGVFFNRVQTFECGTFPNTETVHFPKSCLHCEDPPCVPVCPTGASYKRESDGIVLVDYDKCIGCKYCSWNCPYGAREFDEVTGVMKKCTLCVDRIYDQTLEPERRKPACVLACPASARIFGDIKDPESEASRAIRDNGGYQLMPEAGTNPANHYLPRRKTNAQVHDDQLQRADNPLSREAEPPKFGGPTIDDASQW
- a CDS encoding dimethyl sulfoxide reductase anchor subunit family protein, whose protein sequence is MRPAFSVLFLTTLIGAAQGLLIALVVGQLFLVVGTGQQTVPGGFYALGAFIALVLLALGLLASFFHLANPARAWRAASQWRTSWLSREVIALPAVMGMAVLYGGLHWLGLDMPLLHFANGKSLDLTMAVGFITIAACVALFICTGMIYACVKFIREWASVWTVINYTLMGLASGFTLAAAYAASWASVLTGLFAVFALILTIAALAGRVYSLWRNARLRPLTTLKGAIGAPHQHIRQVSQGFGGGSFNTKEFFHGVSPEKVRALVFFFLVAAFLAPMVLLALGAGVMLWLAFVVQYVGLLAERWVFFAHGNHVQNLYYQRKA
- a CDS encoding helix-turn-helix domain-containing protein, which encodes MATETNSKRIYRARTESGDPDPIDTHVGARLRLRRTLMGLSQTELAKSVGLTFQQVQKYESGANRISASRLYHISEALDVPVSFFFDDMSRSSGKYGLHEDAVAFSAPESSREGLEMMRNYHRITDEAIRRSVYDLTKSLAAKLNGEEE
- a CDS encoding RluA family pseudouridine synthase: MSPDELLARVLYRDAMVLIIDKPAGLAVHAGARDGSHHLMDLLEPLRFGLPRNPELAHRLDRDTSGCLVLGRHRKALARLGEIFAGSEAQKTYWAVVVGKPPAESGIIDKRLKKLERRHGWRMVVDDKGQDAVTEYRVLGGNGRLSWIEAKPRTGRTHQIRVHLAAIGCPIVGDSTYGRGTADLVSPHLHLHARSITLPYNPKKSPITAQAPVPAHMIDALIQCGWHNQD